In the genome of Bradyrhizobium arachidis, one region contains:
- a CDS encoding enoyl-CoA hydratase — MEMLNNHCGVTRDARGVVHVAICNAGSLNILGSPVTDAVHEGLQQLSSDRSIRVLVLRGQSEKSMIGGADIKEMAKLDQKSAEAFISRLRDLCEAVRQFPAPVIARMPGWCLGGGLEVAAACDFRISAHDAHFGMPEVRVGIPSVIHAALLPRLIGWARARWLVMTAENIDAPTALAWGLIDKVAPEGGLDAAVEHLVNALLECGPEALRSQKALLRQWEELPLTESVNLSVKVFGESFLTDEPTRLMQAFVDRKR; from the coding sequence ATGGAAATGCTCAACAATCACTGCGGCGTGACGCGCGATGCGCGCGGCGTCGTTCATGTCGCGATCTGCAACGCCGGCTCGCTCAACATCCTGGGCTCGCCCGTGACCGACGCGGTGCACGAAGGCCTGCAGCAGCTCTCGTCCGACCGCAGCATCCGCGTCCTGGTCCTGCGCGGCCAGAGCGAGAAGAGCATGATCGGGGGCGCCGACATCAAGGAGATGGCCAAGCTCGACCAGAAGTCAGCCGAGGCCTTCATCAGCCGCCTGCGCGATCTGTGCGAGGCTGTGCGCCAGTTCCCCGCCCCCGTGATTGCGCGGATGCCCGGCTGGTGCCTCGGTGGCGGGCTCGAGGTCGCAGCCGCCTGCGACTTCCGCATCTCCGCGCATGATGCGCATTTCGGCATGCCGGAGGTGCGCGTCGGCATCCCCTCGGTGATCCACGCGGCGCTGTTGCCGCGCCTGATCGGCTGGGCCCGCGCGCGCTGGCTGGTGATGACGGCGGAGAACATCGACGCGCCAACCGCGCTGGCGTGGGGGCTAATTGATAAGGTCGCACCGGAAGGTGGGCTGGACGCCGCCGTGGAGCACCTGGTGAATGCCCTGCTCGAATGCGGCCCGGAGGCGCTGCGCTCGCAGAAGGCGCTGCTGCGGCAATGGGAGGAATTGCCGCTGACGGAATCGGTGAATTTGAGCGTCAAGGTCTTTGGTGAGTCGTTCCTGACGGACGAGCCGACGCGGCTGATGCAGGCGTTTGTCGACCGGAAGCGGTAG
- a CDS encoding carbohydrate porin, giving the protein MIGTAHRLLLQGVAAIALALASTDAFAGAKDESAAEWLFPKWFNEWHDGLANKGLNFGATYIADNIANVSGGVKRGAIHFGRLDLSVDADLDKLVGWTGGRFYANGFVIYGQGLSRNYVVNLATISEIEALPDQRLYNAYFEQSFFNDRLNIRAGQQAADVEFFDSQTDDLFINGTFGWPAIKASNLPAGGPAPPIAVPGIRVKATLSDQVTLFGAVFNGDPSGPGDQDPQLRDHHGLAFRVNDPPWVIGQVRFNYDIDIGGRPLAGNFTPGAWKHYGSFDSQRFTVEGQSIADPDGSGIPARLRGNYGIFAVIEQVLYRPPEVKDNTTSASLPGVTAFGRIAYSPPDRNLIDLYLDGGIGFVGFTPGRPLDRFGVAMAYMRISNTARNLDVDTNFYTGVAGPVRSNETLLEMIYEAHIKPGWLIAPYFQYVWRPSGGIPNPNDPTGLSRIGDAAVFGVTTTIRY; this is encoded by the coding sequence GTGATCGGGACTGCCCACAGATTGCTGCTGCAAGGCGTCGCCGCCATTGCGCTCGCCCTGGCGAGCACGGACGCGTTCGCCGGCGCCAAGGACGAGAGCGCGGCCGAATGGCTGTTTCCGAAATGGTTCAACGAGTGGCATGACGGTCTCGCCAACAAGGGCCTCAACTTCGGCGCCACCTACATCGCGGACAACATTGCCAACGTCTCCGGCGGCGTGAAGCGCGGCGCCATCCATTTCGGCCGCCTCGACCTGTCGGTCGATGCCGATCTCGACAAGCTGGTCGGCTGGACCGGCGGCCGCTTCTACGCCAACGGCTTCGTGATCTACGGCCAGGGGCTCTCGCGCAACTACGTGGTGAATCTCGCGACCATCAGCGAGATCGAGGCGCTGCCGGACCAGCGGCTCTACAACGCCTATTTCGAGCAGAGTTTTTTCAACGACCGCCTCAACATTAGGGCCGGTCAGCAGGCCGCCGACGTCGAGTTCTTCGACAGCCAGACCGACGACCTCTTCATCAACGGCACCTTCGGCTGGCCGGCGATCAAGGCGAGCAACCTTCCGGCCGGCGGCCCGGCGCCGCCGATCGCGGTGCCCGGCATCCGCGTCAAGGCCACGCTGTCGGACCAGGTCACGCTGTTCGGCGCGGTCTTCAACGGCGATCCGTCCGGCCCGGGCGATCAGGATCCGCAGCTGCGCGATCATCACGGCCTTGCCTTCCGCGTCAACGATCCGCCCTGGGTGATCGGGCAGGTGCGCTTCAACTACGACATCGATATCGGCGGGCGTCCGCTTGCCGGCAATTTCACGCCGGGCGCGTGGAAGCATTATGGTTCGTTCGACAGCCAGCGCTTCACGGTGGAAGGGCAGTCGATCGCCGACCCAGATGGCAGCGGCATTCCGGCAAGGCTCCGCGGCAATTACGGCATCTTCGCCGTCATCGAGCAGGTGCTCTACCGCCCACCGGAGGTCAAGGACAACACGACCTCGGCCTCGCTCCCGGGTGTCACCGCGTTCGGCCGCATCGCCTACAGCCCGCCGGACCGCAACCTGATCGATCTCTATCTCGACGGCGGCATCGGCTTCGTCGGCTTCACGCCGGGCCGTCCGCTCGACCGCTTCGGCGTGGCGATGGCCTATATGCGGATCTCGAACACCGCGCGCAATCTCGATGTCGATACGAATTTCTACACCGGCGTTGCGGGGCCGGTGCGCAGCAACGAGACCCTGCTCGAGATGATCTACGAGGCGCACATCAAGCCGGGCTGGCTGATTGCACCTTACTTCCAGTACGTGTGGCGCCCCTCCGGTGGCATCCCGAATCCGAACGATCCGACCGGCCTCTCGCGGATCGGTGACGCCGCAGTGTTCGGCGTCACCACCACGATCAGGTACTAG
- a CDS encoding transporter — MAEPAKLVSAIENTEPAIPGLVWAFRLHADGSAEALPIDQPIESSHDGRLWLHFNLTDGRVRPWIAASPLPPLARELLLSNDTFQQLHVIDHCVYGVFSDLVREIDSATEETAFLRFAMTEHLLVSGRHQALCSADATRRVLEGGYRVDNVAHLLEKIVDEVADTLDRMADKLGQEIDDIEEKILADDVKSDMRRNLGRLRRTCVRLHRQLTGLRVLFHRLDQKNTDHLAPALRIHAGKLAQRLDGLDHDIVELRERSRLLEEELRFKNEEESNRHLHTLSIVTSLLLPPTLITGIFGMNTKGLPLTDVEEGFLWAAAMMICSVGAAYLFMRRTGIFKK, encoded by the coding sequence ATGGCTGAGCCGGCAAAGCTTGTCAGCGCGATAGAGAACACCGAGCCGGCCATTCCGGGCCTGGTCTGGGCGTTTCGCCTGCACGCCGACGGCAGCGCCGAGGCGCTGCCGATCGACCAGCCGATCGAGTCCAGCCATGATGGCCGGCTCTGGCTGCATTTCAACCTGACAGATGGTCGCGTGCGGCCGTGGATCGCGGCATCGCCGCTGCCGCCGCTCGCGCGCGAGCTGCTGCTGTCGAACGACACGTTCCAGCAGCTCCACGTCATCGACCATTGCGTCTACGGCGTGTTCTCCGACCTCGTGCGCGAGATCGACAGCGCGACGGAGGAAACCGCGTTCCTGCGCTTTGCCATGACCGAGCATCTCTTGGTCTCCGGCCGTCATCAGGCGCTGTGCTCGGCGGACGCGACGCGCCGCGTGCTCGAAGGCGGCTACCGCGTCGACAACGTCGCCCATCTCCTGGAAAAGATCGTCGACGAGGTTGCCGACACGCTCGACCGGATGGCCGACAAGCTCGGCCAGGAGATCGACGACATCGAGGAAAAGATCCTCGCGGACGATGTTAAATCGGACATGCGCCGCAATCTCGGCCGGCTGCGCCGGACCTGCGTCAGGCTGCATCGCCAGCTCACCGGATTGCGCGTGCTGTTCCACCGCCTCGACCAGAAGAACACCGACCACCTCGCACCCGCGCTGCGCATCCATGCCGGCAAGCTGGCGCAGCGGCTCGACGGCCTCGACCACGACATCGTCGAGCTGCGCGAACGCAGCCGCCTGCTCGAGGAGGAGCTGCGCTTCAAGAACGAGGAGGAGAGCAACCGCCACCTCCACACGCTCTCGATCGTGACCTCGCTATTGCTGCCGCCGACGCTGATTACCGGCATCTTCGGCATGAACACCAAGGGCCTGCCGCTCACCGATGTCGAAGAGGGGTTTCTCTGGGCTGCGGCGATGATGATCTGCTCGGTCGGTGCGGCCTATCTGTTCATGCGGCGCACAGGCATCTTCAAAAAATAG
- a CDS encoding acetyl-CoA C-acyltransferase yields the protein MAEAADPVVIVSAARTPLGRFMGELSPLAAHKLGSHVIGAALERAKLAPEKVDEVFMGCVLPAGQGQAPARQAARAAGLPDATGATTVNKVCGSGMKATMLAHDIIRAGSAEIVVSGGMESMSNAPYLLAKARGGYRAGHDRIIDHMMMDGLEDAYETGRSMGDFGEATAEAYQFTRKDQDAYAMETLSRARKAVEGGAFKAEIAPITLAEKAGPRIIANDEHPLKVDPAKIPGLKAAFRANGTITPAASSANADGAAALVLTKRSLADRNGLPAIAEIKGHATHSQEPQWFTTAPIPAIRKLLEKVGWAASDVDLFEINEAFAVVAMAAQRDLGIPRDKLNINGGACALGHPIGATGARLIVTLLHALEANNLKRGVAALCIGGGEATAIAVERLTH from the coding sequence ATGGCCGAAGCCGCCGATCCCGTCGTCATCGTCTCCGCCGCCCGCACCCCGCTCGGCCGCTTCATGGGCGAGCTGTCGCCGCTTGCCGCGCACAAGCTCGGCTCGCATGTGATTGGCGCCGCGCTGGAGCGCGCCAAGCTTGCGCCGGAGAAGGTCGATGAGGTCTTCATGGGCTGCGTCCTGCCGGCCGGTCAGGGCCAGGCGCCGGCGCGGCAGGCCGCGCGTGCAGCCGGTCTGCCCGATGCCACCGGCGCCACCACCGTGAACAAGGTCTGCGGCTCCGGCATGAAGGCGACCATGCTGGCGCACGACATCATTCGCGCCGGCTCGGCCGAGATCGTCGTCTCCGGCGGCATGGAGAGCATGAGCAACGCGCCCTATCTCCTCGCCAAGGCCCGCGGCGGCTATCGCGCGGGGCACGACCGCATCATCGACCACATGATGATGGATGGCCTCGAAGACGCCTACGAGACCGGCCGCTCCATGGGCGATTTCGGCGAAGCCACCGCCGAGGCCTACCAGTTCACCCGCAAGGACCAGGACGCCTATGCGATGGAGACGCTCAGCCGCGCCCGCAAGGCGGTCGAGGGCGGCGCCTTCAAGGCCGAGATCGCGCCGATCACGCTGGCCGAGAAGGCCGGCCCGCGCATCATCGCCAACGACGAGCATCCGCTGAAGGTCGATCCGGCAAAAATCCCCGGGCTGAAGGCGGCGTTCCGCGCCAACGGCACGATCACGCCGGCCGCCTCCTCCGCCAATGCCGACGGCGCCGCCGCGCTGGTGCTGACCAAGCGCTCGCTGGCCGATCGCAATGGCCTGCCTGCCATCGCCGAGATCAAGGGCCACGCTACCCACAGCCAGGAACCGCAATGGTTCACCACCGCGCCGATCCCGGCGATCCGCAAGTTGCTCGAGAAGGTCGGCTGGGCTGCCTCCGACGTCGACCTGTTCGAGATCAACGAGGCCTTCGCCGTGGTGGCAATGGCGGCGCAGCGCGACCTCGGCATTCCCCGCGACAAGCTCAACATCAACGGCGGCGCGTGCGCGCTCGGCCATCCCATCGGCGCCACTGGCGCGCGGCTGATCGTGACGCTGCTGCATGCGCTCGAGGCCAACAATCTCAAGCGCGGCGTCGCGGCGCTCTGCATCGGTGGCGGCGAAGCCACCGCGATCGCGGTGGAGCGGCTGACGCACTAA
- a CDS encoding PaaI family thioesterase, with amino-acid sequence MTELEQLDLFSPAQRRERVVDWQVPAPVAKVAMGLSGMDAMLGIRDGRLPPPPFAKLIGFVMAVVEPGRIVMELEPREDLENTIGLLHGATAAALIDTAMGCAISTRLEAGQSSVTLDLKMTFLRPLSVRSGLISAEGKIIKLGRQTSYTEGFVRDGKGALAVHATATFSMIGNV; translated from the coding sequence ATGACCGAACTTGAGCAACTCGACCTGTTTTCGCCGGCGCAGCGGCGCGAGCGCGTGGTGGACTGGCAGGTGCCGGCGCCGGTTGCGAAAGTGGCGATGGGGCTGTCCGGCATGGACGCCATGCTGGGCATCCGTGATGGCCGGCTGCCGCCGCCGCCCTTCGCAAAGCTGATCGGCTTCGTCATGGCCGTGGTCGAACCGGGGCGGATCGTCATGGAACTGGAGCCGCGCGAGGATCTGGAAAATACCATCGGGCTGCTGCATGGCGCGACGGCGGCGGCGCTGATCGACACCGCCATGGGCTGCGCCATTTCGACACGTCTGGAGGCTGGCCAATCGTCCGTGACCCTCGACCTGAAGATGACGTTCCTCCGCCCGCTGTCGGTCCGGTCCGGGCTGATCTCGGCCGAAGGCAAGATCATCAAGCTGGGCCGCCAGACCAGCTACACCGAGGGTTTTGTGCGCGACGGCAAGGGCGCGCTCGCGGTCCATGCGACTGCAACCTTTTCGATGATCGGGAATGTCTAA
- a CDS encoding MFS transporter, translated as MISNWLAAALGRRNIHYGWVMVGVTFLTALISAGTVGAPGVFIVPLQKEFGWSTAEISSALSIRFILFGLMAPFAAALLNRYGLRNVTLAAQLIVVSALVASLGMTQVWQLIALWGVVIGIGTGMTALVLGATIATRWFAARRGLVVGIMTASVATGQLVFLPLLASLTERYGWRLALGFVCIALGVSALAVLLAMRDRPSDVGLRPFGDEGTAPLPAPPVNHGSITGVALGTLRDASKSSAFWILFATFFVCGASTNGLVQVHLIPMCLDFGIPQVQAASLLAAMGIFDFFGTIMSGWLSDRYDNRYLLFWYYGLRGLSLIFLPFSDFSFYGLSVFAMFYGLDWIATVPPTVRLTAQKFGPERANLVFGWIFAGHQLGAGTAAFGAGFSRTVYQSYLPAFFIAGALCVFASLIVLALSRQPKAEPKPAMA; from the coding sequence ATGATCTCGAACTGGCTCGCGGCGGCACTCGGCCGCCGCAACATCCACTACGGCTGGGTGATGGTCGGCGTCACCTTCCTCACCGCGCTGATCAGCGCCGGCACGGTCGGTGCGCCCGGCGTGTTCATCGTCCCGCTTCAGAAGGAATTCGGCTGGAGCACGGCGGAGATCTCCTCCGCGCTGTCGATCCGCTTCATCCTGTTCGGGCTGATGGCGCCGTTCGCGGCGGCGCTGCTCAACCGCTACGGCCTGCGCAACGTCACGCTGGCGGCGCAGCTGATCGTGGTCTCGGCGCTGGTCGCTTCGCTCGGCATGACGCAGGTCTGGCAGCTGATCGCGCTGTGGGGCGTCGTGATCGGCATCGGCACCGGCATGACCGCGCTGGTGCTGGGCGCCACCATCGCAACGCGCTGGTTTGCAGCAAGACGTGGCCTCGTCGTCGGCATCATGACCGCGAGCGTCGCCACCGGCCAGCTCGTGTTCCTGCCGTTGCTGGCAAGCCTCACCGAACGCTACGGCTGGCGGCTTGCGCTCGGCTTCGTCTGCATCGCGCTCGGCGTCTCCGCCCTCGCCGTGCTGCTCGCGATGCGCGATCGGCCGAGCGACGTGGGCCTGCGCCCGTTCGGCGACGAAGGCACGGCACCCCTGCCCGCCCCGCCGGTCAACCACGGCTCGATCACGGGCGTGGCGCTCGGCACGCTGCGCGATGCCTCGAAGTCGAGTGCATTCTGGATCCTGTTCGCGACCTTCTTTGTCTGCGGCGCCTCCACCAACGGCCTCGTCCAGGTGCACCTGATCCCGATGTGCCTCGATTTCGGCATCCCGCAGGTGCAGGCGGCGAGCCTGCTGGCTGCGATGGGCATCTTCGACTTCTTCGGCACCATCATGTCGGGCTGGCTCTCGGACCGCTACGACAACCGCTATCTGCTGTTCTGGTATTACGGCCTGCGCGGGCTCTCGCTGATCTTCCTCCCCTTCAGCGATTTCTCGTTCTACGGCCTGTCCGTCTTCGCGATGTTCTATGGGCTCGACTGGATCGCGACGGTGCCGCCGACGGTGCGTCTCACGGCGCAGAAGTTCGGACCCGAGCGCGCCAATCTGGTGTTCGGCTGGATCTTTGCCGGTCACCAGCTCGGCGCCGGCACCGCTGCGTTCGGCGCCGGCTTCTCGCGGACGGTCTATCAGAGCTATCTGCCTGCGTTCTTCATCGCCGGCGCGCTCTGCGTGTTCGCTTCGCTGATCGTGCTGGCGCTGTCGCGGCAACCGAAGGCCGAGCCGAAGCCCGCGATGGCCTAG